The Episyrphus balteatus chromosome 3, idEpiBalt1.1, whole genome shotgun sequence genome segment CACCCCTATATTAGCTTTACATCTCTCTCTCTCAGTGCAGTGGTGGTTTTTCATACTTCACTAACCCCCACCAAAATATAGggtgtataaatatatttatcgaAGGGGAAAAACCCTGTTGCACTTTATTCGAGAAGAAACTGTATGAGTCGCACGCCGTCAAACTGTTATTCATGTCTGTTCTTCTTAGAATTTATAGATAATTtctattttatactttttgtaatttttgtaccaaattcTTACcctgtacttttttttctttatttgccTTTACGCCTTTATTCTTTTAACAAAGTTTTAAGTCTTATTGCACACCTTTTCTGTTGTCTATACAATTTTGTTAAGTTCTTTTGATCTATAGGTACACTTTTATGTTTCTTTTTCTGTACACTTTTAAAACTGCATGTATCCTTATTTTCTCTGTAgaatttacatatatatttttatattgttaTATATATTCTCTGATTATCCTTATTGTCTACTTTTTTTCGAACTGCACTTCAAAAGCTTCGTAACCCTACTGAACTAAAGAACTGATGGAAAAGGCAAACTTTGTTCTGTGCGATCGTTCTCGTCGCTGCATCCCTTCATCCAAAGCTGATTTTTTCAATACATTGAAAAGTTTAACTTCTCCTAACATTCTCAATAAATGTGTACATGTAACGCTAATGCATTATTTAAGATAGTGTTAACAATTTTAGCTAAGTATTCAGCACATGGATTTGGAACTACGTATTTCTAACGTCTTGACAACCGGCACTTTTTCACATAAAGTTTAGtggaattaattttaattaccgGTGCGATGATAAGCGACGGCCTGCGTGGATTAAGGTTTAAGCTTTAAGGGGTACGGTACGTGCTATATGTACACGAGAGACAAATTCTTTTCATGGATTCTCTTTTATTGGGATCTAAATGGAACAATGTATATATTGTTAGTACAgcaaagatagactttttcgttgaatgaaataaaggaaggctgattttttcaaatctgaaagaagggtattagaaaagcttaagttctGGTTTTCAGGATGCCACCACCTggcaaaatccgccattttgaaaaacgtgaagTGGTCTATGGgccaaaatactttttgatgcCTAATTGGggcagtgaattttgaaaaaaaaaaaaatatggaaatttgtatcaatatattttcatatattttagttgacatagaatggttataatttaatcttttaaaaaataacacttgcaccgatatgtttggaatgatatttctatatttataacagtttaaacagaaagtgatcaaaaccaaacaactgcgttactttactgcaaatttcagttttatctgtaaaatcatataattaagctctctgatattcctatttgaaacaataggaacaacgtaagtctcctatgaagttaaatcacagaaaaattaaatattcttaatagtttaaaaattataaattaaaagggtcactgtggtgtatgcgtaatattttgatttttttttaaaactaatgaaATAGTTGGCTTTTGTAACCAACTAAAATTGAGATAACCAAAATAAATGGTGGTGTAGCCTGGGCTTACCTTGGGCAAACGAATCACAGTGATAAATCAACGATTGTTACACTGaacaacataaaatattttatgtggaatttgagttgaaaaaaaaaaacaaaaatgcacagCTGGGTCGCAAATACTTGCTCTTACAGTTGAAAACGCTTTTATTTTAGTTAACCTACTTGTAGATTATATTATTGTAAGATCTGGCTCtaggtatataaattttaaagacattttgttgatgttggggaagagccgacatttaggcaatattttgttaaatgaaaaaaaatttttttttatttgacttttttgagagaaactaaaaatgcagttttattgcaattgcttttaATATtgcgtctgcaaagtttaatcaaaatcgttagagctgttttcgagttatttggtataacttgaaaaatttgtatggcagGTACTACTCTTTCTAAGtgatatatacatataaaaaaaaaaatttgaagaaaatacgTCCACGCGTTTAGGCAGTGgaaaaatgtgtacagatggaagcacagacggaattgcgagacccactttttcggaattctccttcattgtaatgttggttttgattaaaacctcaattttgtcCGAtatgaaaccaatacttgccctatagagcaagtaataatttttaaactacgaataagatagcgaaaataaaatttgagctTTCCTGGGTTAGCCTTCGACAAACAAACCACGGTGTTAAAGTGACGATATTTTCAggggaaacaaaatttaatttgttcgtatcttttgaaaaaatggtgggatttagataaaaaatgttgggctatcctgggctaactttGGGTAAATGAACCGCAGTGAAAAATCAACGATTTTTACACAGAACAAATATTTCCGATCATTACTAGaagtattttttcattttataaaccatcaataaaatatttaaaaaaaaaacaagtaaatcgtgttttcttattaattttagtaatttatttcttaaaaaatcatagTTCATGATCTTATAAATTGATCTgaattttgtatacatttcttaAGTTCAGTTCTGAcccttatcaatttttttcaatcctCCGTCTTTAAAATACTCTTAAAGCTAAAAGGTTTGAATAAATATCCTTCCCCAGAATAAAATTTACTCATAAATTCAAccctgtaaataaaaaaaaatacaaaaattagttaTTTCCTCTTGATGAAataatatgaatgaaaaaaaaataccaatgcAATCGTAGTGTATGCAAAAATGCCGACAAACCCTCCATCATAACTAAAATGACAAGTGTAAACATCGCCCAAGctccaaaaatcaaataaatcatTATGAATCCCAAACTTGTATCGCTTTTCAAGGCCAACGATAAAACTCTTTTCCACAGTACCTCAGCGAGttctgtaataaaaaaaattaaatcattttcttgACAAATTGTCAGATTCGTCTTTTACTTACGAGCATGTGCTAAAGAAAGTGCCCATAACCTCAAATAAGAAGCTGTATGTGAAATCGTACTCAAAACATATTCAATAGTATGAATTGCTTGATAAATGAAAATCTCGCTCAATGGTTTATTATCTTGGATATCTTCAACGTCTAATTCACGATCTGGAAAAGGTTCTATTAGCAAACGGCTCTCATCCGCAGGAATTTCCTCTTCTGTAGAgttgatctaaaaaaaaacaaaaaaaaatgccaaacaaaataccaaaaactgGCCCAAACCAAACTTACGATATTGCTCTGCCttcgtttaaattttatataaagtgGCTTCCCTAATAACATCCATGGAATACAAACTATTCCAATcgatataaaaacattttgcacTTCTTTCTGGCCATTAAACATAAACTCATTGCAGCCTTTTAGGGGCTTGGATGATTTAAAAAGCATCATGTTGATAAACATAACAAGAATCGATGGCGCACAACCTGCTGAATCAGCTTGATTATCAGCCTTAGCTGAATATTGAATCCATTTGAAAAACATCATAAAAACCAAATAACCAAATAATAAgcccaaaaatataatttttggtaaaaattctaataaaatattggcaggttttttaaaatctctaaaattcACCACACTCATGCAAACGCCGAAAAACATGTGAATTACACCGAAAATTATTGACATCTTCATTTTGTAGGTATTTAGAAAGATAATCTTATTTTCTGCCAACATCCAAATAGGATCCACTCCAATTGGATAGGTTCCTTTGCTGGGGTTTTTAGGATTTAATTGAAGCTTTGGATTAGACTGAACCGTTGAGGAGTTAAAATCGATGATCCAAGACGAATTGAATAAGTTTATTGATTTGGAGAAAACTTCATTATACACGAATCCTGTGTAGATTGAGAATAATCCCATTAACAAGATTATATATCGCCCTCCGAAGAAGATCTTCCAAATCTCTCCCCAAGactttttttccaaagtttTCTCCCAAAAACACAACCAAATACCGCAAACGAACAAAATAAGACCGTGACCTAGGTCACCAAACATTACGGCGaataaaaatggaaaagttATTATAGTGTACAAAGCAGGGTTTGCTTCTCCATACGAAGCTACACCATAAGCATCAATTAGATTCTGGAAGCCTTCAGTGAAGACGctcgttctataaaaagttggTGGAATATCATTTGTGTCGATTATGGTTAAGAGTGGCTCTACAGCACTTTCATCTGATCTACCATCATTTAAAGCTTTTTGAACTTTCAGCAAGTCTATAAGTGGCAACCAACATTCGGCAACCAAACAGTTTCTTGATACATTTATGCTGAATTTGTTGAGTGCTTCGAAAATTGCCTTACTTTTTTTAATCCCAGTTTTCCAAATTGACAGGGACCCTAGAATACTATTGATAGCTAATGAAAGTTGAACTTCGGTTTCGATTATTGTCGTCTTTAAGTCTTTTTCAGCGTTGAGcaaatttttcaacattttcaatCGAAGATCGAATGTTTTTGGATACTTATAAATTTCAGCATGAAAGCCTTGACATATTTTCAAAACCCTACTTCGAAGTTCTtggccttgaaaaaaaattattacgaaAACATTTCGAAGTAAAAGTTGTCCAGTAATTTGATCTTTTAGATAGAATTGTAAGCCGTCAGACTTAACATAAGCTTTGCTATGTGTAATGCGCCAAAGCATACGTTCAAAACTATACCGACGTTGAGGTTCTATGACACcaactattaaatttaaagctGAGAAATTTTGTTCGAAATCTTGAAGTGAGATTTGTCtggaatttaaatttacaagTCCAACTTCGGAAAAGAAATTATGAATCATTTCTAAGACTTGGCGTTTTTCGGTAAGTCGGTTATAAGTTGATTtgagttttttcttattttcgttaAGTTTTCGAATGtccaattcatatttttccaaatttgtttctaaattcCAAATATCTTTGATTTCGGGTGCTCGATGAGTTGTCGGGGAGAGATTTTCGTCATAAGGAATACTTCGATTAGAATATTTGATAATATCTTCgatagaatttatttttcgttCCATTTCTTCACAACGACGAACTTCGGTGAcgaattttctttgaaatgcatTAACGTCATGGTGTAACTGTTAAAATACAACATGGTGTTAttttaagttgaattttttaaaaatttggttttctacagggtgtcccaaaagtaatggatcaaacgaaatatgcagataggccaactttagggctctcagaatttggtaacttgttcatcccaaatacttacggttttcaatttaatgcagtttttgtgaattatcgaaaaatctcgactttgcaacagtattttgcttcctccggtcataattgatttttgttttttacaattctttcactaaaactttgcctaataataagaaataattatttaatcaaaatattttttatttcatacgccattttgctgcaaattatgtaacagttccatgttttataaaaactcaatttcttacttttatttgagaggaacatcccgaaaaaaaattgtatggtgtgatacaggtttattattttaaaaacttgccgtgttattgcacttttcaaaaatgtataaaaatttccaaagttcaaattagaacgaaagatattacaattttaatgcaaaaaaacaagggttttcagagcaaaataacaaacaaaaatcgaggcttttattcaaaaagaaataaacaaacaacagtcgaggaaatgtgtttatttttctttgttatttttctctgaaaaggcctgttttgttgcattaaaattgtaatatcttttgttctaacttcaagtttggaaactcttatacatttttgaaaagtgcaataacacggcaagtttttaaaataattaacctgtgtcacaccatacaaattttttgcagtgtgttgctctgaaaaaaattgagtaattgagtttttataaaacatggaactgttaattaatttgcagcaaaatggcgtatgaaataaaaaatattttgattaaataattatttattcttattagccaatgttttagtgaaagaattgtaaaaaacaaaaatcaattatgaccggaggaagcaaaatactgttgcaaagtcgagatttttcgataattcacaaaaactgcattaaattgaaaaccgtaaggatttgggatgaacaagttactaaattctgagagccctaaagttggcctatcagcatatttcgtttgatccattacttttgggacaccctgtataacttACATCACGAAATTGAACACATTCAGCTTCACCAAGTTGGGATACAGTATCGTATGCAATTTCTGATTGAATGAAGATTTGACATAAGACCATTTTTTCACTGCGAAACATGGTGCCCATAGTGAAAAATTTGGTGTCCTatataattaaattgaaaaaggtGTTCGCAAAACATTATCATTATAATGgtgacaatatattttttaagcattgtgaattcgaattcttcggaaaattctACGTCAATTTCATATATCCATTTCCTATAACATATTGAGTCCAAAGGATTTAAGCAGAGATACACTTTTTGTTAACAATGATACTTTTGGAGGCTTTGTCAGTACCTCGCTAGAGGCAgtacaactgaaaaaaatatctatgtgatGGAGGCTGGATTGCAACCCAAACCTTTGGCTTTATAATCCCTTGTACAAACTATTGCGCTAAAAGCTACTCCTACtactaaaattgtaaaaaaaataaaatgcacgactgggttgcacgaacttgctcttagagttcaagttgcttaaatttttaaaactttttatatataaatttgggaaatgtcaggtacaaaaaaaaaaaaaaaaaaacaaattgattgatatattaagatgcatttttagaaaaaaaaaatttcaaaatcgttagagccgttttttaaaaaactaattttttataagtaattctttggaaaaaaagtttaaaaataaaattggtatgccattttgtagaaatcagtaatgaacatctaaaaacaaaatttcggaaaaattcaatgtcacgttttcgaaaatttgatttttcaaaaaaaaacttttcaaatttcttttaaaaatccaaaaattgtttttttttcgaaattttatttttggcttacatatattaaaattatatgaatgctttttcacaaaaagtttcgttgaaatcgaataagccgtttcggagcaaatcggatttaaaaaaaaaaaacggttgtatggcaagtaccgttaataatgattttgaaaaaaaaaaaaaaattttcattagaagataaaccttgtcttaaaacttccaattgaattttttaaacaaaattgttggagccgtttttaagcaatttcaacttcactaaaatcggtatatgacaagtaccgttatttttgacTGACAGACGACatacttccgggacccactttttggcattctctatcatcgtaatgtcattttttgtacgaatgcataacttgatattgatatagtacctatatcgcaagtaaaaattgttgtctgTAAAGTAGACTTACGAACAACatttttacgtgataacgtcacaAGAAAACATTGATGAAAAGCTTCAtacttttattattataaaatggAATTATTATCAGTGAAAAACCACTATTTTTGAGttagataattaaaaataattgtttttgtcaactttcttgaatacaaaatgtattaaattataATACTAGGGAAGTGCTTAAGACTTAAGAGTGATTTTAAAAGAGCATTGATAGCATTAAGCAGCATATAAAAAGAGCAGCTATATAATCACTCTTTAAATAGCAATTAAAGCTGCAAATTACTCATAAAATTTCTTCctgatttgaaatatgattgaaaatatggaataattaaaagaaagaaattagaAATTACTGTTTGAATGGCTGCACTGAAACAATGGTATTTCAAACCGAACTTCTTCGTTTCTTCATCGTCATggtaaattca includes the following:
- the LOC129915677 gene encoding V-type proton ATPase 116 kDa subunit a 1-like — encoded protein: MGTMFRSEKMVLCQIFIQSEIAYDTVSQLGEAECVQFRDLHHDVNAFQRKFVTEVRRCEEMERKINSIEDIIKYSNRSIPYDENLSPTTHRAPEIKDIWNLETNLEKYELDIRKLNENKKKLKSTYNRLTEKRQVLEMIHNFFSEVGLVNLNSRQISLQDFEQNFSALNLIVGVIEPQRRYSFERMLWRITHSKAYVKSDGLQFYLKDQITGQLLLRNVFVIIFFQGQELRSRVLKICQGFHAEIYKYPKTFDLRLKMLKNLLNAEKDLKTTIIETEVQLSLAINSILGSLSIWKTGIKKSKAIFEALNKFSINVSRNCLVAECWLPLIDLLKVQKALNDGRSDESAVEPLLTIIDTNDIPPTFYRTSVFTEGFQNLIDAYGVASYGEANPALYTIITFPFLFAVMFGDLGHGLILFVCGIWLCFWEKTLEKKSWGEIWKIFFGGRYIILLMGLFSIYTGFVYNEVFSKSINLFNSSWIIDFNSSTVQSNPKLQLNPKNPSKGTYPIGVDPIWMLAENKIIFLNTYKMKMSIIFGVIHMFFGVCMSVVNFRDFKKPANILLEFLPKIIFLGLLFGYLVFMMFFKWIQYSAKADNQADSAGCAPSILVMFINMMLFKSSKPLKGCNEFMFNGQKEVQNVFISIGIVCIPWMLLGKPLYIKFKRRQSNIINSTEEEIPADESRLLIEPFPDRELDVEDIQDNKPLSEIFIYQAIHTIEYVLSTISHTASYLRLWALSLAHAQLAEVLWKRVLSLALKSDTSLGFIMIYLIFGAWAMFTLVILVMMEGLSAFLHTLRLHWVEFMSKFYSGEGYLFKPFSFKSILKTED